The DNA segment CGTGAGGTTTCCGCTAAGCCGGCAGGAATCATTGTTTAATGCTTCAGATTGGCTGAGTACGAAGCGGGCTTCGGGAAATTTTCCGGTATTGAAAAAGTCGGGGCTTTTGAGGTGGCTGAGCAGGTCGGTGTTGGAGTGATTCATTGCCTGCATATTCATCACGAGTTCGCCTTTTACGGGCAGGTTGCCGTTGAAGCTGCACCAGCCGCTTTTTACAGGTAAGCTGCCCGTGAGGCTGTAGTCGCCCACTTCGCCGTAGCCGGTCCAGATGGCGGTGCTTTTGGCGGGATCGAAAGAGCTCGCGGCAGTGTCGTTTGCCCCGGCGGGTGCAAGTGTGGCTTCGGTTTCGATAAGTGCGGTGCCCTTGTAACGTTTGCCGTTTTGATCTTCGGCAATGTAGAACCACAAGGCATCGCCGCCGGTTAACACTTCCTGCCGGCGCCAGCTGGCCGGGTCAATGTAGGTAACGCCGGCTTTGAGTATGGCACCGGGGCAGTTGTAGGTTTTGGCAAATTCGTCGGGCGTCATGGTGATGCGCAGGTACCAGCCTTCATCGGTATATACATAGCTGCCATACTCAATGAGTTTGAGGTCGCCTGCAACGGCTGTAACGGAGGTGTTGTGTTTCCAGATATACATGCCGTTTTCGAACACCGCCGGCGTGGGATTCGGATCATGTCCGCCGATAAGGCCAACCGGCAGGCCGCGAAGTTTTTTGGGGAGGAGCCGGTTTGGTTCGGTATCGGTGGTGTCGATGCCGGGATTTTTGGCTGTGGTTTTTGGTTGGAGACTATCGCCGCAGGCATTAAAAAGCAGTGAGGCAAAAAGCAGGGCGGAGGAGAAAATGAGTTTCATTTCGGTTGCTGATTTAGGGTGAATGACCGTGGCAAAGGTGCAATGCCCGCAAACAGCAATCGCCTCAGAACAGGATCTGAGGCTTTGGGCTAATTGTCTGATAATGAATAATCAGGAATGAATTGAGACGAATTCGCCCGGCGTTTTTCCGGTTTGCGCGCGGAAAACACGGTTAAATGTGGCCTTTGAATTGAAGCCGGCATCGAGCGCGATGGCCAGCAGTGTATGTTGTTTGTGCTGCCCGTTTTCGATTTGCCGCATTACCTCTTTTACCCGGTATGCATTAACAAATGCCTGAAAGGTTTGCCCGGTGCCACGGTTAATGGTGGAAGAAACCAGTTTGGCCGGCTGGTTAAGTTGCCGCGCCAGTTGATAAAGTGATAATTCGGGATTGAGAAACGGTTTTTCGGTTTCCATCAGGCTGATGATTCCGGCCAGCAGTTCTTCATTGACCCGCAGCGGTTCGGTTTTATCTGCAGCCGGAATATCCATATCCACCACCAACCCCGGCTCATCTTCCAAAAGCTGCGGCAACGTTTCAGTTTGCACATGTGTGTGTATTACCGAAATCTGGTTTTGTCTGATACTGAACCAGCACACACCGAGCAACATAATTCCCTTTACAAGATCAGAAGGAAGAATAATACTGTTTATTCCGGTAATTTGCTGCGCAATGCGCCAGCCGGCACCGGCTACCAACAGCAGGAAAACCCCGGTTAACAGTTTGCGTAATGCGGAAAGCGAAATCTTATCTGTATCCGAAAACTGGTTTTCCACCCGCTTTTTCCAACGCACCAGCTGTAATAGCGATAAAATGAGGTAGCCGGTAAGCTGTAACTGATAAATCCAGAAATACACCTGATTCCAATACCATTCAATTTTCTGCCAGAGCTGCCATTTGGCCTCCACATCAAGCGAAAAAGCATAGCATTCGAACAGAAACACGAAAGCAACCGGCAGCAGATGAAAGGCAATGAACAGCTTTTTGCCACCGGTAAGTTTATGCACATACCACCAAAGCAGCGGCCCGATTGCAAAACGCAGACTTACGGGCAAGAAGTACAGTTGCGGATTTGCATCATACACACCACCCGCCAGCAAGAGATTATGAAACAGGCCGCCCGCCACAACCAGCTGCACCGCGGCAAGAATACGGTTTGCTGCTTTATTGCTTTTGTTTAAAAGGAGCACAGGTACCGAGAGTAAACCGGCGGCAATTACAAGAAGTAAAAAAACAGTTTCTGTATGTAAGGATAATGTCATGTGCGGCCAAATTACTCATACCATCCGAATTAATATACACCCTACCCGCACGTGTAAGGCTGAACGTCTGTTGAAAAGTAAACAGCCTTAAAATTGGAGCAGATATGAAATTTGAAATACTTTCGCGGCCTTGAATTGAATCGTACAATTTATTTTTTACTTGTTTATCACTTGAAAAGATGGTTACTCAAAGACGAAAGATGCACAGCGAGACGAAAAAATAATCCATTGTAAATTATTGGGTTAGGCCTTAAGGGCTGAGGAAAGAGTGTTGAATTTTTAAAAAAAATTGTTTCCTTATGGGGAAACTTGTAATTTTATGGAGAAAAGGAAGTTCAGGGTGGAGTTTCTGGATGAAGCTGCCTCATTTTTGGAATCTTTGGACAGGAAGGCGCGGGCAAAGATTATTTACAACATTACAAAAGCGCAGTATGCAAACGACCAGGAATTATTTAAAAAGCTAACGGATGAAGTCTGGGAGTTCAGAACACTGTATAACCAAACCTGCTACCGGATGTTTGCCTTCTGGGATAAGCGAAACGGGACAGATACGGTGGTTATTGCTACACACGGCATGGTAAAGAAAACAATGAAAGTGCCCGGTGGAGAAATAGACAGGACTGTGCGCTGGATGCGTGTTTATTTTGAGAAGAATAAATAACACGTACAGATTCTGCACAATAACTAAGAATGACAGTTTGAATTAACTATACATTGAAATGGCAAAATTGAAAACTCATACCCTCGAAGCAATTACCGATAAATATATTGGTAAGCGGGGCACTGTGCGTCGTGAAGTATTCGAATACGAGCTTCGTCTTGATCTGCTTGGTCAGGCGGTGCGCGATGCGCGTAAAAAGCGCAATCTTACACAGGAAGAACTCGGGCGTCTGGTGGGCGTGCAAAAGGCACAGATTTCGAAAATTGAAAACAGTACGAAGGATGTGCGTCTGGAAACGATTATGAAAGTATTTGCTGCATTGGATGCTCAGGTGAGTTTTGTGGTGAAACTGGCCTGATTTTCAGCACAGAAACTTATTCACACGGTGTTGATTTTTACTTGTGCGGCGGCGGGCTCCGGGCGCTTACCTTTGCGGCTCAACCATATTCATTTTACATGTCATCAGAAGTTTTAGACCGCCTGCTGATCCGTAAGCTGGCTGCGCAGATGGGTGTGCAGCCGGGGCAGGTAAGCGCCACAGTTACCTTGCTTGATGAGGGTGCCACAGTACCTTTTGTTTCGCGCTACCGGAAGGAGATGACGGGCAGTCTCGACGAAGTGCAGATTGCGGCTGTGCGCGATGGTATTGCACTTTTGCGCAGTACCGAACAGCGCCGCGCATTTATTCTCGAAACCATAGAAGGGCAGGGGAAACTTACTGATGAACTTCGCGGCAAAATTGAAGCGGCAGAAACCATGCTTCAGCTTGAAGATTTATATCTGCCTTACAAGCCCAAGCGCAAAACACGTGCTACCGTGGCCCGCGAAAAAGGGCTGGAGCCGCTGGCGCTGATGCTGCTTGAGCAAACCAATTTTGATGTGGATGCCGAAGCCGCAAAGTATATTGATGCTTCAAAAGAGGTGAACGACTCAGATGAGGCGCTGGACGGTGCACGTGATATTCTTGCCGAGATGTTCAGCGAAGATGCTTCGGCGCGCGAAAGTTTGCGTAAACTTTTCCGCGAGGAGGCACTGGTCCGAAGCCGTGTGGTAGCAGGCAAAGAGGAAGCCGGCGAAAAATTCCGCGACTATTTCGAGTGGGATGAAAAACTCATGCAGTGCCCCTCGCACCGTATGCTGGCCATGCGTCGCGGCGAAAACGAAGGCGTGCTCATGCTTGATATTGCGCCCGATGCCGACCACGCCATCGAACTGCTTGAAAAGCTGTTTGTGAAAGCACGCAACAAAGCGGCCGATCATGTAAAAGCGGCTATCAGCGGCTCATACAAACGCCTGCTTCAACCCTCGCTCGAAACCGAATTCCGTCAGCTTACCAAAGAAGCGGCCGACATCAAAGCCATTGAAGTGTTTGCGCAAAACCTGCGCGAACTGCTGCTGGCCTCGCCGCTGGGGCAAAAAGCCATTCTTGCCATCGACCCCGGCTTCCGCACAGGCTGCAAAGTAGTGGCGCTCGACCGGCAGGGCAAGCTGCTCGATAATGATGTAATCTTCCCGCATCAGTCGCAACGCGAAAAACAGGAAGCGGAAGACACACTCTTCCGCATGCTGGCCAAACATAATATCGAAGCCATTGCCATTGGCAACGGCACCGCCGGCCGCGAAACCGAAGAGTTTGTGCGAAGCATTGCCGAACTGCCCAAAGAAATTGCGGTGGTAATGGTAAACGAAAGCGGCGCATCCATTTACTCGGCGTCTGATGTGGCCCGCGAAGAATTTCCCACATACGACGTTACCGTGCGCGGAGCCGTGTCTATTGGCCGCCGTCTGGCCGATCCGCTGGCCGAACTCGTGAAGATTGATCCAAAGTCAATTGGCGTGGGGCAATATCAGCACGATGTGGATCAGCCCATGCTGAAGAAGAAACTCGACGAAGTGGTGGAAAGCTGTGTAAACGGCGTGGGCGTAGAGCTTAACACCGCCAGCAAACAGCTTCTGGCCTACGTATCGGGCATTGGTTCGGCGCTGGCTAAAAATATTGTGGAATACCGCAATGAAAACGGCCCGTTCCGCTCACGCAAAGACCTGCTTGATGTGCCGCGCCTCGGCGAAAAAGCTTTTGAGCAGGCAGCCGGCTTTTTACGCATACGCGGCGGCAAACATCCGCTCGACAGCTCGGCGGTGCATCCTGAGTCGTACCACATTGTAGAGCAAATGGCCAAAGACCTCGGCTGCGAACTTGCTGATTTGCTCGGTGATAAAGAGCTGCGCAAAAAAATCGAGCTCAAAAAGTATGTAAGCGATACCGTAGGACTTCCTACTCTCACCGACATCATCGCCGAGCTTGACAAACCCGGCCGCGATCCGCGCAAAGAATTTGAAGTGTTCAAATTTGAAGAAGGTGTGAGCGAAATCAAACACCTGCGCGAAGGTATGCGCCTGCCCGGTATCGTAACCAACGTCACCAACTTCGGGGCGTTTGTAGATATTGGCGTGCATCAGGACGGGCTTGTACACATCAGCCAGCTGGCAGATACGTTTGTGGACGATCCGAACCGTGTGGTGAAAGCCGGTCAGAAAGTGATGGTGACTGTGGTGGAGGTTGATGAAAAACGCAAACGTATTGCGCTGTCAATGAAAGGCGAAAAGCCGGCAGCTAAATCACCTCCCGCAAAACCGCAAATCAAACAAACACCTCCACCTGCCGGGAAGAAAAAAGACAAGGGCAACGACTGGCAGGATCAGCTGGAAGCGCTGAAGAATAAGTTTAAATAACACAAAGCGGAGCAAGTCTCCGCTTTTTTTATTGCACAATGAATTTGTGATTAGTTTGCAAGCCCGATGAATAGGTTATCGTAGCCACATAGTGGCCCGGAGGAAGCGCGTTCAGGCTGAGTTCGGTTGCGTTTGTTCCGTTTATACGTGCTGTGTTTACAACACGGCCTGAAATGTCGCGGAGGGTAATTGCAGAAAGTGTTTCGTTTGAGCGTATGTAAATTACATCGGTTGCGGGAACCGGGTAAATTAGCGTATGTGGTGTGATGGAATACGCCTGATGGCTAAAGCCGGTATAAAATGTACTTCGTGCAAGACCAATATCCCACGAGTAATTGGTGAGATTGGGAAACACGGTGCTGTCGCGTCCGGTGTAATACATGAACAACTCGCCGGTTTGAGCATTGTACATTACGCCCGGATGTGCAGCCCAGTAGCGATCCCAGCTGCCCGGACCGCCAAGCGGTAATACAGGGTTGCCCACATATTTAATCCAGTTAATGCCATCAGTAGAATGAGCCAGACCGGTAGTGAAATTTTCAATTGTCCAGCTGTTAATCATCGAATACCACATGTAATATTGGTTGCCGATTTTGAGTACTGACGGTTCGGCCACGGCAGCCGAATCGGGGCTGTAGCCTGCACCCGCAACCAGCACAGGATTGGGATATTTTGTCCAGTTAATCCCATCGGTAGAGGTGGCGTAACCGATGTTTCCCTTTCCGTCGGTAGGCTGATTGTTTGGGTAGCCATCGGGTGAGGCGAACCAGAGCTTGAGTGTATCCCCATCGCGCAGCACACTTACGTTTGAAATAAGCAGGTTGTTCCAGTCGCTTGCTGTTCCGGCGGTGAGCACGGGATTTCCGGCATACTTTGTCCAGTTTATTCCGTTGGGTGAAGTGGCGTAGCAAATTTTGTAATTCCCTGCACTGAGCGATGTGTCGTTCTGTTTTCCGGCATACCACATGCGGTATCGTTCGGCGGGAGGTGCGGCAGTATCATAAATTACATTGGCGGTTTCCACGCCCCAGTGGTCGGGCGCATTTACGTTGCTGCTGCTGCGGTCGAGCACCGGATTGGCTGCAAATTCATTCCAGCTTATACCATCCAGCGACCAGGCATAGCCGATTCGGACATGTACCACAGTATCACCGGGCGAAAGCCAGCCAGCCCCTGAATACCAGAGTTTAAACGTGTCATTGACAAGCAACGCA comes from the Bacteroidota bacterium genome and includes:
- a CDS encoding helix-turn-helix transcriptional regulator, encoding MKTHTLEAITDKYIGKRGTVRREVFEYELRLDLLGQAVRDARKKRNLTQEELGRLVGVQKAQISKIENSTKDVRLETIMKVFAALDAQVSFVVKLA
- a CDS encoding RNA-binding transcriptional accessory protein, with protein sequence MSSEVLDRLLIRKLAAQMGVQPGQVSATVTLLDEGATVPFVSRYRKEMTGSLDEVQIAAVRDGIALLRSTEQRRAFILETIEGQGKLTDELRGKIEAAETMLQLEDLYLPYKPKRKTRATVAREKGLEPLALMLLEQTNFDVDAEAAKYIDASKEVNDSDEALDGARDILAEMFSEDASARESLRKLFREEALVRSRVVAGKEEAGEKFRDYFEWDEKLMQCPSHRMLAMRRGENEGVLMLDIAPDADHAIELLEKLFVKARNKAADHVKAAISGSYKRLLQPSLETEFRQLTKEAADIKAIEVFAQNLRELLLASPLGQKAILAIDPGFRTGCKVVALDRQGKLLDNDVIFPHQSQREKQEAEDTLFRMLAKHNIEAIAIGNGTAGRETEEFVRSIAELPKEIAVVMVNESGASIYSASDVAREEFPTYDVTVRGAVSIGRRLADPLAELVKIDPKSIGVGQYQHDVDQPMLKKKLDEVVESCVNGVGVELNTASKQLLAYVSGIGSALAKNIVEYRNENGPFRSRKDLLDVPRLGEKAFEQAAGFLRIRGGKHPLDSSAVHPESYHIVEQMAKDLGCELADLLGDKELRKKIELKKYVSDTVGLPTLTDIIAELDKPGRDPRKEFEVFKFEEGVSEIKHLREGMRLPGIVTNVTNFGAFVDIGVHQDGLVHISQLADTFVDDPNRVVKAGQKVMVTVVEVDEKRKRIALSMKGEKPAAKSPPAKPQIKQTPPPAGKKKDKGNDWQDQLEALKNKFK
- a CDS encoding type II toxin-antitoxin system RelE/ParE family toxin — encoded protein: MEKRKFRVEFLDEAASFLESLDRKARAKIIYNITKAQYANDQELFKKLTDEVWEFRTLYNQTCYRMFAFWDKRNGTDTVVIATHGMVKKTMKVPGGEIDRTVRWMRVYFEKNK
- a CDS encoding AraC family transcriptional regulator translates to MTLSLHTETVFLLLVIAAGLLSVPVLLLNKSNKAANRILAAVQLVVAGGLFHNLLLAGGVYDANPQLYFLPVSLRFAIGPLLWWYVHKLTGGKKLFIAFHLLPVAFVFLFECYAFSLDVEAKWQLWQKIEWYWNQVYFWIYQLQLTGYLILSLLQLVRWKKRVENQFSDTDKISLSALRKLLTGVFLLLVAGAGWRIAQQITGINSIILPSDLVKGIMLLGVCWFSIRQNQISVIHTHVQTETLPQLLEDEPGLVVDMDIPAADKTEPLRVNEELLAGIISLMETEKPFLNPELSLYQLARQLNQPAKLVSSTINRGTGQTFQAFVNAYRVKEVMRQIENGQHKQHTLLAIALDAGFNSKATFNRVFRAQTGKTPGEFVSIHS
- a CDS encoding YceI family protein, which translates into the protein MKLIFSSALLFASLLFNACGDSLQPKTTAKNPGIDTTDTEPNRLLPKKLRGLPVGLIGGHDPNPTPAVFENGMYIWKHNTSVTAVAGDLKLIEYGSYVYTDEGWYLRITMTPDEFAKTYNCPGAILKAGVTYIDPASWRRQEVLTGGDALWFYIAEDQNGKRYKGTALIETEATLAPAGANDTAASSFDPAKSTAIWTGYGEVGDYSLTGSLPVKSGWCSFNGNLPVKGELVMNMQAMNHSNTDLLSHLKSPDFFNTGKFPEARFVLSQSEALNNDSCRLSGNLTLCGNTQPITFNARVMNYPGLTQLLAVVIIDRTRWGVKYNSSSFFSGLGDQAIKNEMKIQFILSASSK
- a CDS encoding T9SS type A sorting domain-containing protein, whose translation is MKPVFVCLLCMVSLALQAQFNWIKQALPVLPRSAVYPNWDGVATADACALLVNDTFKLWYSGAGWLSPGDTVVHVRIGYAWSLDGISWNEFAANPVLDRSSSNVNAPDHWGVETANVIYDTAAPPAERYRMWYAGKQNDTSLSAGNYKICYATSPNGINWTKYAGNPVLTAGTASDWNNLLISNVSVLRDGDTLKLWFASPDGYPNNQPTDGKGNIGYATSTDGINWTKYPNPVLVAGAGYSPDSAAVAEPSVLKIGNQYYMWYSMINSWTIENFTTGLAHSTDGINWIKYVGNPVLPLGGPGSWDRYWAAHPGVMYNAQTGELFMYYTGRDSTVFPNLTNYSWDIGLARSTFYTGFSHQAYSITPHTLIYPVPATDVIYIRSNETLSAITLRDISGRVVNTARINGTNATELSLNALPPGHYVATITYSSGLQTNHKFIVQ